In Thermus tengchongensis, a single genomic region encodes these proteins:
- a CDS encoding beta-carotene 15,15'-dioxygenase, Brp/Blh family has product MPSLYLLPLVLLPEGWALALLLLSALVLGLPHGAADLLVARRLGWPLLPFVGLYLLLALLPLALLLFYPQAGLLAFLLLALLHWGRVEGKGPLGYLRAGTVLLFPFLLHGERIAPFLQAFVGGFALPPWAALFLLAGLFLWALRQGASPRLWGDTALLALVAALAHPYAALAGYFLLQHSLDSLRLVGVRGRDWLPVYGATFGAILLALALYPAFRDPLAAYMAAVFALTLPHALAMEAWLRRPLPPARWPAPGR; this is encoded by the coding sequence ATGCCCAGCCTCTACCTGCTCCCCCTCGTCCTCCTCCCCGAGGGGTGGGCCCTGGCCCTCCTCCTCCTGTCCGCCCTGGTCCTCGGCCTGCCCCACGGGGCGGCGGACCTCTTGGTGGCCCGCAGGCTCGGTTGGCCCCTCCTCCCCTTCGTGGGCCTTTACCTCCTCCTGGCGCTTTTACCTCTGGCCCTGCTCCTCTTCTACCCCCAGGCGGGCCTTCTGGCCTTTCTCCTCCTGGCCCTCCTGCACTGGGGCCGGGTGGAGGGCAAGGGCCCTTTAGGCTACCTGCGGGCAGGGACGGTCCTCCTCTTCCCCTTCCTCCTCCACGGAGAGCGCATTGCCCCCTTCCTGCAGGCCTTTGTGGGGGGCTTTGCCCTGCCCCCCTGGGCAGCCCTCTTTCTCTTGGCCGGCCTCTTCCTCTGGGCCTTGCGGCAAGGCGCGTCCCCGAGGCTTTGGGGGGACACGGCCCTCCTCGCCCTGGTGGCCGCCCTAGCCCACCCCTACGCCGCCCTGGCCGGGTACTTCCTCCTGCAGCACAGCCTGGACAGCCTGCGCCTCGTGGGCGTGAGGGGAAGGGACTGGCTTCCCGTATACGGGGCCACCTTCGGGGCTATCCTCCTGGCCTTGGCCCTCTACCCCGCCTTCCGGGACCCCCTGGCCGCCTACATGGCGGCGGTCTTCGCCCTCACCCTGCCCCACGCCCTGGCGATGGAGGCTTGGCTAAGGCGCCCTCTGCCTCCCGCACGATGGCCCGCGCCAGGTCGCTGA
- a CDS encoding alpha/beta fold hydrolase codes for MRAGVVPLFLLLAFGQEYRSLPGAQTGYPQLDRSYALVYEAEAPKAVLLLVPGLLGGSTNFALLAEHLRREAPWLEVWAWERRANGLEDRRGFLTQDPTAYYRDLPEPDLTPLRSWGLEVHLKDLDLAVEAARQRAPVVLAGHSLGASLATLYAFRHGERLKGLVLLDGSLRLPQEALGQEVDRETLARGASTPFGRLPGLEDLLQGRADPVFRLPFLGPRDLALAEAEAFLAAKRPLEPVPYGPYRATREARALLRVDDHYSLFPAFSVSVGRAWAREGLSLLGLLQGRLVLTVRGPRGRIIEWRDTGEATDPRAFLRAFARPETGFSEWYFPYRLLLEVAAYPLVAPDLRPRPLPYPVLALGAGRGLVARPEGFRLAETFPRTPTRAQVLPGLTHLDLLTEREGRTARALREYVEGLLLPGPRASRSKLAAPEGLGHPPLEGLQAQGPQD; via the coding sequence ATGAGGGCGGGGGTGGTCCCCTTATTCCTCCTTCTGGCCTTCGGCCAGGAATACCGATCCCTACCGGGAGCCCAAACCGGCTACCCGCAGTTGGACCGAAGCTACGCCCTGGTCTACGAGGCGGAGGCTCCCAAGGCGGTCCTCCTCCTGGTGCCGGGCCTCCTGGGCGGGAGCACCAACTTCGCCCTCCTGGCAGAGCACCTAAGGCGGGAAGCCCCTTGGCTGGAGGTCTGGGCCTGGGAGCGGCGGGCCAACGGCTTGGAAGACCGCCGGGGCTTCCTCACGCAAGACCCTACGGCCTACTACCGGGATCTCCCCGAGCCAGACCTCACCCCTCTGCGTTCCTGGGGGCTGGAGGTGCACCTGAAGGACCTGGACCTGGCGGTGGAGGCCGCCCGGCAAAGGGCCCCCGTGGTCCTGGCGGGCCACTCCTTGGGAGCGAGCCTTGCCACCCTATACGCCTTCCGCCACGGGGAAAGGCTAAAGGGCCTCGTCCTCCTGGACGGGAGCCTGCGCCTCCCCCAGGAGGCCCTAGGCCAGGAGGTGGACCGGGAAACCCTGGCGCGGGGGGCCTCCACCCCCTTCGGCCGCCTCCCCGGCCTGGAGGACCTCCTCCAGGGACGGGCCGACCCCGTCTTCCGCCTCCCCTTCCTGGGGCCGCGGGACCTCGCCCTGGCGGAGGCGGAGGCCTTCCTGGCGGCAAAGCGCCCCCTGGAGCCCGTGCCCTACGGCCCCTACCGGGCCACCCGGGAGGCGAGGGCCCTCCTGCGGGTGGACGACCACTACAGCCTCTTCCCCGCCTTCAGCGTGAGCGTGGGCCGGGCCTGGGCCCGGGAAGGGCTCAGCCTTTTGGGACTCCTGCAAGGGCGGCTCGTCCTCACCGTGCGGGGCCCCCGGGGGCGGATCATCGAGTGGCGGGACACCGGGGAGGCCACGGACCCCAGGGCCTTCCTCCGGGCCTTCGCCCGGCCCGAGACCGGGTTTTCCGAGTGGTACTTCCCCTACCGCCTCCTCCTGGAGGTGGCGGCCTACCCCCTGGTGGCCCCGGACCTGAGGCCAAGGCCCCTCCCCTACCCCGTCCTGGCCCTGGGGGCGGGGCGGGGGCTTGTGGCCCGCCCGGAGGGCTTCCGCCTGGCGGAAACCTTCCCCCGCACCCCCACCCGGGCCCAGGTCCTCCCCGGCCTCACCCACCTGGACCTCCTCACGGAAAGGGAGGGGCGCACCGCCCGGGCCCTCCGGGAGTACGTGGAAGGCCTCCTACTCCCCGGCCCCAGGGCCTCCCGTAGCAAGTTAGCCGCGCCCGAGGGGCTCGGGCACCCCCCTCTGGAAGGCCTCCAGGCCCAGGGCCCGCAAGATTAG
- a CDS encoding flavin reductase family protein, with protein MEQETPQAPYRAFFYPMRLALLCVGENFMPLAWWTPVSKKPFRFLFAMDRENHTLTLLRELGEAALAFLPWEARGWVVRSGYLSGRKVRKAERLGVALRPARKLEHTQVPEGTLAVYELKVSELPLEGDHALFLGEVVHVEGSQEAKERPILFLGFRDFATLGERWRYRP; from the coding sequence ATGGAGCAGGAAACCCCTCAAGCCCCCTACCGGGCCTTCTTCTACCCCATGCGCCTGGCCCTCTTGTGCGTGGGGGAGAACTTCATGCCCCTGGCCTGGTGGACCCCAGTGTCCAAAAAGCCCTTCCGCTTCCTCTTCGCCATGGACCGGGAAAACCACACCCTCACCCTCCTGCGGGAGCTGGGGGAAGCCGCCCTCGCCTTCCTCCCCTGGGAGGCCCGGGGCTGGGTGGTGCGCTCCGGCTACCTCTCGGGGCGGAAGGTGCGCAAGGCGGAAAGGCTGGGGGTAGCCCTGCGCCCGGCGAGGAAACTGGAGCATACCCAGGTACCGGAAGGGACCCTAGCGGTGTACGAGCTCAAGGTGAGCGAGCTTCCCCTAGAAGGCGACCACGCCCTCTTCCTGGGGGAGGTGGTCCACGTGGAAGGCTCCCAGGAGGCCAAGGAGCGGCCCATCCTCTTCCTGGGCTTCCGCGACTTCGCCACCCTAGGGGAGCGCTGGAGGTATAGGCCGTGA
- a CDS encoding HEPN domain-containing protein encodes MNRYPDAAGTLPARLYGRAQAEARLQAAEEVLTWAERSVGQS; translated from the coding sequence GTGAACCGCTACCCGGACGCCGCCGGCACCCTGCCTGCCCGGCTTTACGGCAGGGCCCAGGCGGAAGCCCGCCTGCAGGCGGCGGAGGAGGTGCTCACATGGGCGGAGAGGTCGGTTGGGCAAAGCTGA
- a CDS encoding SDR family oxidoreductase: MHVLVTGATGYVGGRLVPRLLEAGHRVRVLVRDPSRLEGRPWAGQVEVVRGSLEDPQALHQALLGVEAAYYLVHAMLSEREFQKAEERQARVFAQVAQEVGLRHVIYLGGLLPKEGRPSPHLQSRARVGEILRAHLPATEFRAGPIVGSGSASFEMVRYLTERLPVMVAPRWVLNPVSPIAIRDVLAYLLLALSRGPAGVVEIGAPPLTFKGMMEAYARVRGLRRLILPVPVLAPRLAALWVGLVTPIPNRLALPLVEGILHPLVADTQKAQALFPEVRPLPYKEAVALALRRIALGEVETRWSGALHGRAYFLEDREGVIREVRSLRAKATPEALFRVFTSLGGERGWLVWSWAWALRGLLDRMVGGPGLRRGRRHPQELLPGEAVDFWRVERVEPGRLLRLRAEMRLPGKAWLEWQALPEGEGARLVQTAYFEPVGLTGFLYWWLLYPLHRRIFSDLARAIVREAEGALAKPPSPGRGAG; encoded by the coding sequence ATGCACGTCCTGGTCACCGGGGCCACGGGGTACGTGGGGGGGAGGCTGGTCCCCCGCCTCCTGGAGGCGGGGCACCGGGTGCGGGTCCTGGTACGGGACCCCTCCCGCCTGGAGGGCCGCCCCTGGGCGGGGCAGGTGGAGGTGGTGCGGGGGAGCCTCGAGGACCCCCAGGCTCTCCACCAAGCCCTCCTAGGGGTGGAGGCCGCCTATTACCTGGTCCACGCCATGCTCTCTGAAAGGGAGTTCCAAAAGGCTGAGGAGCGCCAAGCCCGAGTCTTCGCCCAGGTGGCCCAGGAAGTGGGCCTGCGGCACGTGATCTATCTGGGCGGGCTCCTGCCCAAGGAAGGAAGGCCCTCCCCCCACCTGCAAAGCCGCGCCCGGGTGGGGGAGATCCTGAGGGCCCACCTGCCCGCCACGGAGTTCCGCGCCGGGCCCATCGTGGGCTCAGGCTCGGCCAGCTTTGAAATGGTCCGCTACCTCACCGAGCGCCTGCCCGTCATGGTGGCCCCCCGCTGGGTCTTGAACCCCGTCTCCCCCATCGCCATCCGGGACGTGCTCGCCTACCTCCTCCTGGCCCTCTCCCGGGGGCCTGCGGGGGTGGTGGAGATCGGGGCGCCACCCCTCACCTTCAAGGGCATGATGGAGGCCTACGCCCGGGTGCGGGGGCTCAGGCGCCTCATCCTCCCCGTGCCCGTGCTGGCCCCCAGGCTGGCCGCCCTGTGGGTGGGCCTAGTGACCCCCATCCCCAACCGCCTGGCCCTCCCCCTGGTGGAGGGCATCCTCCACCCCCTGGTGGCGGACACCCAAAAGGCCCAGGCCCTTTTCCCGGAGGTGCGGCCCCTCCCCTACAAGGAGGCGGTGGCCCTGGCCCTAAGGCGCATCGCCCTAGGCGAGGTGGAGACCCGCTGGTCGGGGGCCCTCCATGGGCGGGCCTACTTCCTGGAGGACCGGGAAGGCGTTATCCGCGAGGTGCGGAGCCTGCGGGCGAAGGCTACCCCCGAGGCCCTCTTCCGGGTCTTCACCAGCCTCGGAGGAGAGCGCGGCTGGCTCGTCTGGAGCTGGGCCTGGGCCCTGCGGGGCCTCCTGGACCGGATGGTGGGGGGCCCGGGCCTGAGGCGGGGACGGCGCCACCCGCAGGAGCTCCTCCCGGGGGAGGCGGTGGACTTCTGGCGGGTGGAGCGGGTAGAGCCGGGGAGGCTTTTGCGCCTGCGGGCGGAGATGCGCCTGCCGGGCAAGGCCTGGCTGGAGTGGCAGGCCCTTCCCGAGGGGGAGGGGGCCCGGCTGGTGCAGACCGCCTACTTCGAGCCCGTGGGCCTCACCGGCTTCCTCTACTGGTGGCTCCTCTACCCCCTCCACCGCCGCATCTTCAGCGACCTGGCGCGGGCCATCGTGCGGGAGGCAGAGGGCGCCTTAGCCAAGCCTCCATCGCCAGGGCGTGGGGCAGGGTGA
- a CDS encoding bacteriorhodopsin, giving the protein MREMPELTFGQYWLVFNMLSLTIAGMLAAFVFFLLARSYVAQRYHIALYLSALIVFIAGYHYLRIFESWVGAYQLADGVYVPTGKPFNDFYRYADWLLTVPLLLLELILVLGLSAARTWNLGIKLVVASVLMLGLGYVGEVNTEPGPRTLWGALSSIPFFYILYVLWVELGQAIREAKFGARVLELLNATRYVLLMSWGFYPIAYALGTWLPGGAAQEVAIQIGYSLADLIAKPVYGLLIFAIARAKSLEEGFGAEVKAA; this is encoded by the coding sequence ATGCGCGAAATGCCAGAACTCACCTTCGGACAGTACTGGCTGGTCTTCAACATGCTCTCCCTGACCATCGCCGGGATGCTAGCCGCCTTCGTCTTCTTCCTCCTGGCGAGGAGCTATGTGGCCCAGCGCTACCACATCGCCTTGTACCTCTCGGCCCTCATTGTCTTCATCGCCGGCTACCACTACCTGCGCATCTTCGAGAGCTGGGTGGGGGCCTACCAGCTGGCGGACGGGGTCTACGTGCCCACCGGCAAGCCCTTCAACGACTTCTACCGCTACGCCGACTGGCTCCTGACGGTACCCCTGCTCCTCCTGGAGCTCATCCTGGTCCTGGGGCTTTCCGCCGCCCGCACCTGGAACCTGGGGATCAAGCTGGTGGTGGCGTCGGTGCTCATGCTGGGGCTCGGGTACGTGGGAGAGGTGAACACCGAACCTGGGCCCAGGACGCTTTGGGGCGCGCTTTCCTCCATCCCCTTCTTCTACATCCTCTACGTGCTCTGGGTGGAGCTGGGCCAGGCCATACGGGAGGCCAAGTTCGGGGCTAGGGTCCTGGAGCTCCTCAACGCCACCCGGTATGTCCTCCTCATGTCCTGGGGCTTCTATCCCATCGCCTACGCCCTGGGCACCTGGCTCCCGGGAGGAGCGGCCCAGGAGGTGGCCATCCAGATTGGGTACAGCCTAGCCGACCTGATCGCCAAGCCCGTCTACGGCCTCCTGATCTTCGCCATCGCCCGGGCGAAGAGCCTCGAGGAGGGCTTCGGAGCGGAGGTGAAGGCCGCTTGA
- a CDS encoding class I SAM-dependent methyltransferase — protein MDLRAGRERPHLWLANRLPPIPLLYDAWRRRSTGLLSGKKLSHAEELARLREWLLPTGGPFLDVGTGTGVYWEALGNGAVGLDPSPAFLRVARRRRPGAYLLGHGEHLPFRTGAFGGVAMGPTWNEFWDPLRAAQEARRVLRPGGRLFGMLLLGPGATFGLFRPKEEELLHLLERAGFRPHLERFGALGLLRAEVS, from the coding sequence TTGGACCTGCGGGCCGGGCGGGAACGGCCCCACCTCTGGCTGGCGAACCGCTTGCCCCCCATTCCCCTCCTCTACGACGCCTGGCGACGGCGCTCCACGGGCCTTCTCTCCGGGAAAAAGCTTTCCCATGCGGAGGAGCTCGCCCGCCTACGGGAATGGCTCCTGCCCACCGGGGGACCCTTTTTGGACGTGGGCACAGGCACCGGGGTCTACTGGGAGGCGCTAGGGAATGGTGCGGTGGGCCTGGACCCCTCCCCCGCCTTCCTCCGGGTGGCCCGGAGGCGGCGGCCTGGGGCCTACCTCCTGGGCCATGGGGAACACCTCCCCTTTCGGACGGGGGCTTTCGGGGGGGTGGCCATGGGCCCCACCTGGAACGAGTTCTGGGACCCCCTGAGGGCCGCCCAGGAGGCCCGCCGGGTACTCCGGCCTGGAGGGCGGCTTTTTGGCATGCTCCTCTTGGGGCCAGGAGCCACTTTCGGCCTCTTCCGCCCCAAGGAGGAAGAGCTCCTGCACCTCCTGGAAAGGGCGGGGTTCCGTCCCCATCTGGAGCGGTTCGGTGCCCTCGGCCTCCTACGGGCCGAGGTAAGCTGA
- a CDS encoding phytoene desaturase family protein — MRAVVVGAGIGGLVAARLLQGAGLEVVVLEAHTYPGGLAGDFWHRGHRFPAGATLLSGFASGGPLALLEGLLALRFPVEPYPEGFPLMEVVLPRGRLLRPVGREAEREAQGDFFGPKVLPFWRWQGERADRLKALAPRLPWPPEREEIPALLRLFPELLPLLPDLFRRASRLAPEDSDFRLFLRAQLLIAAQTEDPYALYAALALDLPHLGPARVPGGVGGVARALAEGLGVRYRARATRLLLREGRAYGVEVAYGGRRRGEKEVVFGDFFLLNVPPEPLLGLPQRTPKDAWGAFALYGVLPFRVDPPFYRQNARERPFAFLSLFPEGERTVFSLSLHTPLAPWEGLEAEAYRALKAHWQERALALGEELLPGLREAELLFAATPRTYRRFAGRAWVGGYPQTHPFRFPRVRLFPNVFRVGEGIFPGQSVPAAALSGLRAARLILRALGLEAFQRGVPEPLGRG, encoded by the coding sequence GTGCGTGCGGTGGTGGTGGGGGCGGGGATCGGGGGGCTGGTGGCGGCCAGGCTCCTCCAGGGGGCGGGCCTGGAGGTGGTGGTCCTCGAGGCCCACACCTACCCCGGGGGCCTGGCGGGGGACTTCTGGCACCGGGGCCACCGCTTCCCCGCGGGGGCCACCCTCCTCTCGGGCTTCGCCTCTGGGGGGCCCCTGGCCCTCCTGGAAGGCCTCCTAGCCCTGCGCTTCCCCGTGGAGCCTTACCCAGAGGGCTTCCCTCTGATGGAGGTGGTCCTCCCCCGGGGGAGGCTCCTCCGCCCCGTGGGGCGGGAGGCGGAGCGGGAAGCCCAGGGGGACTTCTTCGGGCCCAAGGTCCTCCCCTTCTGGCGCTGGCAGGGGGAGCGGGCCGATAGGCTCAAGGCCCTGGCCCCCAGGCTCCCCTGGCCCCCGGAGAGGGAGGAGATCCCCGCCCTCCTCCGCCTTTTCCCCGAGCTTCTCCCCTTGCTTCCCGATCTCTTCCGCCGGGCCTCCCGCCTAGCCCCGGAAGACTCCGATTTCCGCCTCTTCCTCCGGGCCCAGCTCCTCATCGCCGCCCAGACGGAAGACCCCTACGCCCTCTACGCCGCCTTGGCCCTGGACCTGCCCCACCTGGGACCGGCGCGGGTGCCGGGCGGGGTGGGAGGGGTGGCCCGGGCGTTGGCGGAGGGCCTGGGGGTGCGCTACCGGGCCCGGGCCACCCGGCTCCTCCTGCGGGAGGGGCGGGCCTACGGGGTGGAGGTGGCCTATGGGGGGAGAAGGCGGGGGGAGAAGGAGGTGGTCTTCGGGGACTTTTTCCTCCTCAATGTGCCTCCTGAGCCCCTCCTGGGCCTTCCCCAGCGAACGCCCAAGGATGCCTGGGGGGCCTTCGCCCTTTACGGGGTTCTGCCCTTCCGGGTGGACCCTCCCTTTTACCGGCAAAACGCCCGGGAGCGGCCCTTCGCCTTCCTCTCCCTTTTTCCGGAAGGGGAGAGGACCGTCTTCTCCCTCTCCCTCCACACCCCCCTGGCCCCCTGGGAGGGCCTCGAGGCGGAGGCCTACCGGGCCCTTAAGGCTCACTGGCAGGAGAGGGCCCTGGCCCTGGGGGAGGAGCTCCTCCCTGGCCTCAGGGAAGCTGAGCTCCTTTTCGCCGCTACCCCCCGCACCTACCGCCGCTTCGCCGGGCGGGCCTGGGTGGGGGGGTACCCCCAGACCCACCCCTTCCGCTTCCCCCGGGTGCGCCTCTTTCCCAACGTCTTTCGGGTGGGGGAGGGGATCTTCCCCGGGCAGAGCGTCCCCGCGGCGGCCCTTTCCGGCCTGCGGGCGGCGCGGCTAATCTTGCGGGCCCTGGGCCTGGAGGCCTTCCAGAGGGGGGTGCCCGAGCCCCTCGGGCGCGGCTAA
- a CDS encoding SDR family NAD(P)-dependent oxidoreductase — protein MRVLILGATGGLGSALARLLRGEELLLSARRAEALRALAAEVGGRALPADLSDELEAKALLEEAGPLDLLVHAVGKAGRAGVREVSRDALEGMLTSHFLTASFVLKHAHFRQGARAVFFGAYPAYVRVPGFGAYAAAKGALEAYVETARKELRRQGVQLVLVRLPAVATGLWTPLGGPPKGALAPEEAARRVLEGVLREPPPEVLEL, from the coding sequence ATGCGGGTTCTGATCCTGGGAGCCACGGGAGGCCTGGGAAGCGCCTTGGCCCGCCTGCTGCGGGGGGAAGAGCTCCTCCTTTCGGCCCGCCGGGCGGAAGCCCTCCGGGCGCTGGCCGCGGAAGTGGGAGGCCGCGCCCTTCCCGCCGACCTCTCCGACGAACTGGAGGCCAAAGCCCTCTTGGAAGAGGCGGGCCCCCTGGACCTCCTGGTCCACGCCGTGGGCAAGGCGGGCAGAGCCGGGGTGCGGGAAGTAAGCCGGGATGCCCTGGAAGGAATGCTCACAAGCCACTTCCTGACCGCCAGTTTTGTCCTAAAGCACGCCCACTTTCGCCAAGGAGCCCGAGCGGTCTTCTTCGGGGCCTACCCCGCCTACGTGCGGGTGCCGGGCTTTGGGGCCTACGCCGCGGCCAAGGGGGCCCTCGAGGCCTATGTGGAGACGGCCCGGAAGGAGCTCCGGCGCCAGGGCGTGCAACTCGTCCTGGTGCGCCTGCCGGCGGTGGCCACGGGGCTTTGGACCCCCCTGGGCGGCCCCCCCAAGGGAGCCCTGGCCCCCGAGGAGGCGGCCAGGCGGGTGCTGGAGGGCGTCCTCCGGGAACCTCCCCCTGAGGTGTTGGAGCTTTAG
- a CDS encoding nucleotidyltransferase domain-containing protein: MGGEVGWAKLREALAQAPLPIALALLFGSRARGEAQLDSDWDLLVVSPAFRGMDHLERLLLLHRALPLRHVEYVALTPEEWAARQGEVGVVGEAAREGIVLLQTPSPATLPQGPNP; this comes from the coding sequence ATGGGCGGAGAGGTCGGTTGGGCAAAGCTGAGGGAAGCCCTAGCCCAGGCCCCCCTGCCCATCGCCCTGGCCCTGCTCTTCGGTTCCCGGGCCCGGGGAGAGGCCCAGTTGGACAGCGACTGGGACCTCCTGGTGGTCTCCCCGGCCTTTCGGGGCATGGACCACCTGGAAAGGCTCCTTCTTCTCCACCGCGCCCTGCCCCTCCGCCACGTGGAGTACGTGGCCCTTACCCCGGAGGAATGGGCGGCCCGGCAAGGGGAGGTCGGGGTGGTGGGGGAGGCGGCCCGGGAAGGGATCGTCCTGCTGCAAACCCCCTCCCCGGCCACCCTGCCCCAAGGCCCAAACCCCTAG
- a CDS encoding R2-like ligand-binding oxidase encodes MRTGFHTVERGLREEFPLRLYQKAKRLFWDPATLDFQQDRATFQNLPPEGQDLVLRLASLFLGGEEAVTLDLLPLLQAVAREGRVEEEMYLTTFLLEEAKHVEFFARFLAEVGGQKGNLARYHGPHYRRIFQEILPESMERLWQDGSPEAQVEAALTYNVVVEGVLAETGYQGFYRLTERLEAAGQAMPGTLAGIRNVQRDESRHIAYGLYLISRHLGEHPGLWRRVEGRLALLLPEAMGVVGELFAAYPEGAPLGLSPEEFFAYASGQFQARMRLLEKARAEGTAALEDL; translated from the coding sequence ATGCGCACCGGCTTCCACACGGTGGAAAGGGGCCTTCGGGAGGAGTTTCCCCTGCGCCTTTACCAGAAGGCCAAGCGGCTCTTTTGGGACCCAGCCACCCTGGACTTCCAGCAGGACCGCGCCACCTTCCAAAACCTGCCCCCTGAGGGCCAGGACCTGGTGTTGCGCCTGGCCAGCCTTTTCTTAGGAGGGGAGGAGGCGGTGACCCTGGACCTCCTGCCCCTCCTCCAGGCGGTGGCCCGGGAGGGACGGGTGGAGGAGGAGATGTACCTCACCACCTTCCTCTTGGAAGAGGCCAAGCACGTGGAGTTCTTCGCCCGCTTCCTGGCGGAGGTGGGAGGGCAGAAGGGGAACCTGGCCCGGTACCACGGCCCCCACTACCGCCGGATCTTCCAGGAAATCTTGCCGGAGAGCATGGAACGGCTCTGGCAGGACGGAAGTCCCGAGGCCCAGGTGGAAGCCGCCCTCACCTACAACGTGGTGGTGGAGGGCGTGCTGGCGGAAACGGGCTACCAGGGCTTCTACCGGCTGACGGAACGGCTGGAAGCGGCCGGCCAGGCTATGCCGGGAACCTTGGCGGGCATCCGCAACGTCCAGAGGGACGAGAGTCGCCACATCGCCTACGGCCTCTACCTGATCTCCCGCCACCTGGGGGAACACCCCGGGCTTTGGAGGAGGGTGGAAGGCCGGCTGGCCCTCCTCCTCCCCGAAGCGATGGGGGTGGTGGGGGAGCTCTTCGCTGCCTACCCGGAGGGGGCCCCCTTGGGCCTCTCACCGGAGGAGTTTTTCGCTTACGCCTCAGGCCAGTTCCAGGCCCGGATGCGCCTTTTGGAAAAGGCACGAGCCGAAGGGACCGCGGCCTTGGAAGACCTGTAG
- a CDS encoding DUF4397 domain-containing protein, with product MKKFFGLLLALAVGGLALAQGAMVRVAHLSPDAPAVDILVNGQRAITGLAFKEVTPYLALPAARVRVQVVPAGQDAPVVIDAELDLREGIYYTVAATGFLAQIRPQVYTDALAGLFPRAGYARVRVVHTSPDAPAVDVAVKGGPVLFSNLPFPRAGQYLVVPAGRYDLEVRVAGTTTVALELPGVVLESGKTYTVFAVGSVQAGTLTVVPVVDAAALGGNR from the coding sequence ATGAAAAAGTTTTTCGGTTTGCTGTTGGCGCTGGCGGTGGGCGGTTTGGCTCTGGCCCAAGGGGCGATGGTACGGGTGGCCCATCTTTCCCCCGACGCCCCGGCGGTGGACATCCTGGTGAACGGGCAGCGGGCCATCACGGGGCTGGCCTTCAAGGAGGTGACCCCTTACCTGGCCCTGCCCGCCGCCCGGGTGCGGGTGCAGGTGGTGCCCGCGGGGCAGGACGCCCCGGTGGTGATCGACGCGGAGCTGGACCTGCGGGAGGGGATCTACTACACCGTGGCCGCCACCGGCTTCCTGGCCCAAATTCGGCCCCAAGTTTACACGGACGCTTTGGCCGGACTCTTCCCCCGGGCGGGCTACGCTCGGGTGAGGGTGGTGCATACCTCCCCCGACGCCCCAGCGGTGGACGTGGCGGTGAAAGGCGGCCCGGTGCTCTTCAGCAACCTGCCCTTCCCCCGGGCCGGCCAGTACCTGGTGGTGCCCGCAGGGCGGTATGACCTCGAGGTCCGGGTGGCGGGCACCACCACCGTGGCCCTGGAGCTTCCCGGGGTGGTGCTGGAAAGCGGCAAGACCTACACCGTCTTCGCGGTGGGCAGCGTCCAGGCGGGCACCCTCACCGTGGTGCCCGTGGTGGATGCGGCCGCTTTGGGCGGGAACCGCTGA